A single window of Entomoplasma ellychniae DNA harbors:
- a CDS encoding FMN-dependent NADH-azoreductase, translating into MKKILVINSSVSQENNSDSLEMSKLFVNEYQKLHFDDQIIYLDLNEISMSQKTLTRNNIQTFFNQEDSFKFIEQLKSIDKIILNFSMINYSIPAILKNFIDHITIANLSFTYKGSKDGKAIGMLSNIENVQLLATKGGTNTPNGAFTDYVKNIWEFLGAKVTVPIINEMMDMPPYNEQTSLKNIEKVRDDILKAARLF; encoded by the coding sequence ATGAAAAAAATATTAGTTATAAACTCAAGTGTTTCGCAAGAAAATAACTCCGATTCACTTGAAATGTCAAAATTATTTGTAAATGAATATCAAAAACTTCATTTTGATGATCAAATTATATATTTGGATTTAAATGAAATATCAATGTCTCAAAAAACTTTAACAAGAAACAATATTCAAACTTTTTTTAATCAAGAAGACTCTTTTAAATTTATAGAACAATTAAAATCAATTGATAAAATTATTTTAAATTTTTCTATGATTAATTATAGTATCCCTGCTATATTAAAAAACTTTATTGACCATATTACAATTGCAAACCTTTCCTTTACTTATAAAGGGTCGAAAGATGGAAAAGCTATTGGTATGTTGTCAAACATTGAAAATGTTCAATTATTAGCAACAAAAGGTGGAACAAACACACCAAATGGCGCTTTTACAGATTATGTTAAAAATATTTGAGAATTTTTAGGTGCAAAAGTGACTGTACCAATTATTAATGAAATGATGGACATGCCACCTTATAATGAACAAACTTCTTTAAAAAATATTGAAAAGGTAAGAGATGACATTTTAAAGGCTGCAAGACTTTTCTAA
- the atpF gene encoding F0F1 ATP synthase subunit B: MFIANSGTAGVPDIITSLFPNLPNFIAHVIATIVLVAVISKLIYKPFRKVIKERRAKINELLAEAVYKQTEANVNAKKSEEILENSKKESSLIIQASKIDADVQKTQIIQNAHNQAEIIKLQANKDIDQKKSQIESELRNTIVEVAFNAAEQILKKEISKDSNKKMIDEFIEGLDN, encoded by the coding sequence ATGTTTATAGCAAATTCAGGGACTGCAGGAGTTCCAGATATAATTACTTCTTTATTTCCTAATCTTCCTAATTTTATTGCTCATGTGATAGCAACTATAGTTTTAGTTGCTGTTATTTCTAAATTAATTTATAAACCTTTTAGAAAGGTAATAAAAGAAAGAAGAGCAAAAATTAATGAACTTTTAGCTGAAGCTGTTTATAAACAAACAGAAGCTAATGTTAATGCTAAAAAAAGTGAAGAAATTTTAGAAAACTCTAAAAAAGAATCTTCTTTAATTATTCAAGCATCTAAAATTGATGCTGATGTTCAAAAAACGCAAATTATTCAAAATGCTCATAATCAAGCAGAAATAATTAAATTACAAGCTAACAAAGATATTGATCAAAAAAAATCTCAAATTGAATCAGAATTAAGAAACACAATTGTTGAAGTTGCTTTTAATGCAGCGGAGCAAATTTTAAAAAAAGAAATTTCAAAAGATAGCAACAAAAAAATGATTGATGAATTCATTGAAGGGTTAGACAATTAA
- a CDS encoding F0F1 ATP synthase subunit delta: protein MVLKESVIDNWASALTKIAIKENKVNLFIEQSNVLVEVLKNKDDFFKILTFKTSHDEVKRINIIEETFAQFDIDEDILNSFKILVKLQAFSSVRQILKKLRNNLSSHNNIVFGVIWSTEKVIETQIKIIEEKVSKKLNKKVKLINKIDEKLIGGIQVIVHHKVFDGSVKGKLDEMKYKVLKNEMEVN from the coding sequence ATGGTTTTAAAAGAAAGCGTAATTGATAATTGAGCTTCAGCTTTAACTAAAATTGCAATAAAAGAAAATAAAGTTAATCTTTTTATTGAACAATCAAATGTATTGGTAGAAGTTTTAAAAAATAAAGATGATTTTTTTAAAATACTTACTTTTAAAACTTCGCATGATGAAGTTAAAAGAATAAATATTATTGAAGAAACTTTTGCTCAGTTTGATATAGATGAAGATATTTTAAATTCTTTTAAAATTCTTGTAAAATTGCAAGCCTTTTCAAGTGTTAGACAAATCTTAAAAAAATTAAGAAACAACTTATCAAGTCATAACAATATTGTTTTTGGGGTTATTTGATCAACAGAAAAAGTTATAGAAACACAAATTAAAATTATCGAAGAAAAAGTTTCAAAAAAATTAAATAAAAAAGTGAAACTAATTAATAAAATAGATGAAAAGCTGATTGGTGGAATTCAAGTTATTGTTCATCACAAAGTATTTGACGGTTCTGTTAAAGGTAAATTAGATGAAATGAAATATAAAGTATTGAAGAATGAAATGGAGGTAAATTAA
- the atpG gene encoding ATP synthase F1 subunit gamma, with protein MPNLSALKNDILSIKNTGKITNAMQLVASAKLRKIGKKVLDVQEYMDDVYRVFSDIISNSSTESKFLKNEEIEIKKTLWVVINSNLGLCGGYNNNVNKLVINGFKPEDEVYTIGTKAISTYSSRKMKIKKSITNVDIDFTNSQAKEIGNDILAYYSSGEFNDVCIVYTKFINNVTFEPRILKIFPIIKSKVIQTESKKVNYTFEPSAGEVFDSAVNIYLSTMVYGCIIESQVSEQASRRVSMENATNNGKELSFNLSIKYNRERQASITQEISEIVSGASALQD; from the coding sequence ATGCCAAATCTTAGTGCTTTAAAAAACGACATATTAAGTATTAAAAATACAGGTAAAATCACAAATGCAATGCAACTAGTAGCATCAGCTAAATTAAGAAAAATTGGCAAAAAAGTTTTAGATGTTCAAGAATATATGGATGATGTATATCGTGTTTTTAGTGATATAATTTCTAATTCTTCAACTGAATCTAAATTCTTAAAAAATGAAGAAATAGAAATTAAAAAAACCTTATGAGTAGTTATTAACTCAAATTTAGGTTTGTGTGGTGGTTACAATAATAATGTTAACAAATTGGTTATCAATGGTTTTAAACCTGAAGATGAAGTTTACACTATTGGAACAAAAGCTATATCAACTTATTCATCAAGAAAAATGAAAATTAAAAAATCTATCACAAATGTCGATATTGATTTTACAAATAGTCAAGCTAAAGAAATTGGTAATGATATATTAGCTTATTATTCTTCTGGTGAATTTAATGATGTTTGTATTGTTTATACAAAATTTATTAATAATGTCACTTTTGAACCAAGAATTTTAAAAATTTTTCCAATTATAAAATCAAAAGTGATTCAAACAGAGAGCAAAAAAGTTAATTACACTTTTGAACCATCTGCTGGTGAAGTTTTTGACAGTGCGGTAAATATATATTTAAGCACAATGGTTTATGGATGCATAATTGAATCACAAGTTAGCGAACAAGCAAGTAGAAGAGTTTCAATGGAAAACGCAACAAATAATGGAAAAGAATTATCATTTAATTTAAGTATCAAATATAACAGAGAAAGACAAGCATCAATTACTCAAGAAATTTCTGAAATAGTTTCTGGAGCAAGTGCTTTACAAGATTAG
- a CDS encoding protein kinase domain-containing protein has product MFLKYNKYEFKKINKLYKIISILHKSSTGNIYLGEFNNQKIIVKEYRPYTNIDSNNRDSIFFAKNSIKIREKIKNLTAIPKLIDYFWEWENFFIVEEYIEAKKLSNVINHRNCFFKNFNSILYIDTYNYKKFALQIFLQIFLIYQEMRKNKIFHGDFSLENILLNSKNNVYLIDFDHAYFKNEKKKHFTIYGNYSNYKIGLNKNNRDLYSLGCIFVNMFKNKSSYLKNKSSSKKIISDIINDFDFSKNIQKIILNLVIKSKAKLKKVHKILEEELQNMDIFYLLQNKIEFYEKNIKLTTLNKRHTLLFKAITGNLNIQKEENVFDIILKITNNFSINKNFLFSNINFLEKYEKCSIKKIISVSSEKDILLLGCILCFHYLKIKENTNFLKNWIFESFDKIVFFNQSQNHENNIKINHLFYLKMMFLNLYYKIEPKKQVFKYIEIYVDIILQKTVKYNHLYLIRDGLYLKPGLFEGMSGFVLNFNFFPSKIIENNKTKFDQILKCSFIINSNSSSLSNGLAGFALANTILNKNNNTDYLIKIIKEIELMEIKNKNFIYFLNKDKSVYSNDFSFGTLGVLFSLKMILIFIKIELKI; this is encoded by the coding sequence TTGTTTTTAAAATACAATAAATACGAATTCAAAAAAATCAATAAACTTTATAAAATTATTTCAATTTTACATAAGTCAAGTACGGGGAATATATATTTAGGCGAGTTTAATAATCAAAAAATTATTGTAAAGGAATACAGACCATATACTAATATTGATTCTAACAATCGTGATTCTATTTTCTTCGCCAAAAATTCAATAAAAATAAGAGAAAAAATTAAAAATTTGACTGCAATTCCTAAATTAATTGATTATTTTTGAGAATGAGAAAATTTCTTTATAGTTGAAGAATACATTGAAGCCAAAAAATTAAGTAATGTTATAAATCACAGAAACTGTTTTTTTAAAAACTTTAATTCAATTTTATATATCGACACATATAATTATAAAAAATTTGCTCTTCAAATTTTTCTTCAAATTTTTTTAATTTATCAAGAAATGCGCAAAAATAAAATATTTCATGGAGATTTTAGTCTTGAAAATATTTTATTAAACAGTAAAAATAATGTTTATCTAATAGATTTTGACCATGCATATTTTAAAAATGAAAAGAAAAAACATTTCACAATATACGGTAATTATTCTAATTACAAAATTGGCTTGAATAAAAACAATAGAGATTTGTATTCGTTGGGTTGCATATTCGTTAATATGTTTAAAAATAAGAGTTCATATTTAAAAAATAAATCTTCTTCTAAAAAAATAATTTCAGATATAATCAATGATTTTGATTTTTCAAAAAATATTCAAAAAATAATATTAAATTTGGTTATTAAATCTAAAGCAAAATTAAAAAAAGTACATAAGATTTTAGAAGAAGAATTACAAAATATGGATATTTTTTACTTACTTCAAAATAAAATTGAATTTTATGAAAAAAACATAAAACTCACTACTTTAAATAAAAGACACACTCTCTTATTTAAAGCAATTACAGGCAATCTCAATATACAAAAAGAGGAAAATGTTTTCGACATTATATTAAAAATAACTAATAACTTCTCTATAAATAAAAATTTTTTATTTAGTAACATAAATTTTTTAGAAAAATATGAAAAATGCAGCATAAAAAAAATAATAAGTGTATCTTCTGAAAAAGATATTCTTTTACTTGGTTGCATATTATGCTTTCATTATTTAAAAATAAAAGAAAACACAAATTTTTTAAAAAATTGAATATTTGAAAGTTTTGATAAAATTGTGTTTTTCAATCAAAGTCAAAATCACGAAAATAATATTAAAATAAATCATTTATTTTATTTAAAAATGATGTTTTTAAATTTATATTATAAAATAGAACCAAAAAAACAGGTATTTAAATATATTGAAATATATGTAGATATTATTTTGCAGAAGACAGTAAAATACAACCATCTCTATCTTATTAGAGACGGTTTATATTTAAAACCGGGACTTTTTGAAGGTATGTCAGGTTTCGTTTTAAATTTTAATTTCTTTCCTTCAAAAATAATTGAAAATAATAAGACAAAGTTTGATCAAATTTTAAAATGTTCTTTCATTATAAATTCAAATTCAAGTTCTTTATCGAATGGCTTAGCGGGTTTTGCATTAGCAAACACAATATTAAACAAAAATAATAATACTGATTATTTAATTAAAATTATCAAAGAAATTGAATTAATGGAGATAAAGAATAAAAATTTTATTTATTTTTTAAATAAAGATAAATCAGTTTATTCTAATGATTTTTCATTCGGAACTTTAGGAGTTTTATTTTCTTTGAAAATGATATTAATTTTTATAAAAATAGAATTAAAAATATAA
- the atpA gene encoding F0F1 ATP synthase subunit alpha, translating into MALNIKEISEVIEKQIKNYGKEIVETEQGSVVTIGDGVSLIYGLDKALMGELIIFPNDVYGMVLNLEEGAVGAVILGDYKKIKEGDIVKRTGKVVQTPVGDAMIGRVINSLGEPIDNNGIIKTNKSKPVERIATGVMARKSVNQPLETGILAIDASIPIGKGQRELIIGDRQTGKTTVAIDAIINQKGKNVKCVYVSIGQKDSTIVQIVEKLKKHGAMDYTVVVNAGASDSAPLQYLAPYTGVTIAEEWMENGQDVLIVYDDLSKHAVAYREMSLLLRRPPGREAYPGDVFYLHSRLLERAARVNEKFGGGSITALPIIETQASDISAYIPTNVISITDGQIFLSSDLFMAGVRPAVNIGPSVSRVGSSAQIKAMRQVSGTLKLELAQYYELEAFAKFGSDLDEATRITLDHGTRIVKMLIQKQSSPIDQIDQAIILLAIKEHLIKWIPLENIRDFKDSIITYFSNDKKAFKLRSQLHENQEWSQELEHAVKEELQSLIIKFTAKLTNYNHLMFGSDEEFKGMKK; encoded by the coding sequence ATGGCACTTAATATTAAAGAAATTTCTGAAGTTATTGAAAAACAAATCAAAAACTATGGAAAAGAAATTGTTGAAACTGAACAAGGTAGTGTTGTTACAATAGGAGATGGTGTATCTTTAATATACGGACTTGATAAAGCTTTGATGGGTGAACTTATTATTTTCCCAAATGATGTTTATGGAATGGTTTTAAACTTAGAAGAAGGTGCTGTTGGTGCTGTTATTCTGGGTGATTACAAGAAAATCAAAGAAGGTGACATTGTAAAAAGAACTGGTAAAGTGGTTCAAACACCAGTTGGTGATGCTATGATTGGAAGAGTTATTAATTCTTTAGGTGAACCAATTGATAATAATGGGATTATTAAAACAAATAAATCTAAACCAGTTGAGAGAATTGCAACTGGAGTTATGGCTCGTAAATCTGTAAATCAACCTTTAGAAACAGGAATTCTTGCTATTGATGCTTCTATTCCAATTGGTAAAGGTCAACGTGAATTAATTATTGGGGATAGACAAACAGGAAAAACAACTGTTGCTATTGATGCAATCATCAATCAAAAAGGCAAAAATGTTAAATGTGTTTATGTGTCTATTGGGCAAAAAGATTCCACTATTGTACAAATAGTCGAAAAACTTAAAAAACATGGTGCAATGGATTATACTGTTGTTGTTAATGCTGGTGCTTCAGATTCAGCACCGCTACAATATTTAGCTCCTTATACTGGAGTTACTATTGCAGAAGAATGAATGGAAAATGGACAAGATGTTCTTATAGTTTATGATGATCTTTCAAAACATGCTGTTGCTTATAGAGAAATGTCACTTTTATTAAGAAGACCACCAGGAAGAGAAGCTTATCCTGGAGATGTATTTTATTTACACTCAAGATTATTAGAAAGAGCTGCAAGAGTAAATGAAAAATTTGGTGGTGGTTCAATTACTGCACTACCAATCATTGAAACTCAAGCATCAGATATTTCAGCATATATTCCAACTAATGTTATTTCAATTACAGATGGACAAATATTTTTGTCAAGTGATTTATTTATGGCAGGTGTTAGACCAGCTGTTAATATTGGCCCATCTGTGTCGAGAGTTGGTTCTTCAGCTCAAATAAAAGCAATGAGACAAGTATCGGGGACTTTAAAATTAGAGTTAGCTCAATACTATGAACTTGAAGCTTTTGCTAAGTTTGGTTCTGATTTGGATGAAGCTACTAGAATAACATTAGACCATGGAACACGAATTGTTAAAATGTTAATTCAAAAACAAAGTTCACCAATCGATCAAATTGACCAAGCCATAATTTTATTGGCTATTAAAGAGCATTTAATTAAATGAATTCCCTTAGAGAATATAAGAGATTTTAAAGACAGTATAATTACTTATTTTTCTAATGATAAAAAAGCATTTAAACTTAGATCTCAATTGCATGAAAATCAAGAGTGAAGTCAAGAACTAGAACATGCTGTTAAGGAAGAATTGCAATCATTAATCATTAAATTTACAGCAAAACTAACAAATTATAATCATTTAATGTTTGGTAGTGATGAAGAATTTAAAGGGATGAAAAAATAA
- the atpD gene encoding F0F1 ATP synthase subunit beta encodes MADKKIEKTTLKNTSGYVFQVLGPVVDVKFNEDNIPSIYDALIVYNNGVELYLEVEQHIGDEVVRTIAMGPTEGLAKGIEVINTQSPILAPVGEGVLGRMFNVTGHAIDEKPEFTKSRMPIHRAAPAYEELVTNAEILETGIKVIDLIIPFAKGGKIGLFGGAGVGKTVLIQELINNIAKAHSGVSVFAGVGERTREGNDLYHEFIEAGVLDKTSLVFGQMNEPPGARMRVALTGLTIAEYFRDKKNMDVLLFIDNIFRFTQAGSEVSALLGRMPSAVGYQPTLSTEMGMLQERITSTNKGSITSVQAVYVPADDLTDPAPATTFTHLDAKIVLDRSIASLGIYPAVDPLSSSSRMLDPEIIGEEHYNVALKVQSTLQKYEELQSIIAILGMDELSEEDKLIVNRARRVKKFLSQSFFVGEKFTGRPGTFVKISDTVRSFKMILDGELDHIPEMMFMYKGTAEDVIAEFEKNKGKV; translated from the coding sequence ATGGCAGATAAAAAAATAGAAAAAACAACATTAAAAAATACTTCCGGATATGTTTTCCAAGTTTTAGGTCCTGTTGTTGATGTTAAATTTAATGAAGATAATATTCCAAGTATTTATGATGCTTTAATAGTTTATAATAATGGTGTTGAACTTTACTTAGAAGTAGAACAACATATTGGTGATGAAGTTGTTAGAACAATTGCTATGGGGCCAACTGAAGGTCTTGCAAAAGGTATTGAAGTAATTAATACTCAAAGTCCAATTTTAGCCCCAGTTGGTGAAGGTGTTTTAGGAAGAATGTTTAATGTTACTGGCCATGCTATTGATGAAAAACCAGAATTTACTAAATCAAGAATGCCAATTCATAGAGCTGCCCCTGCTTATGAAGAATTAGTTACAAATGCTGAAATATTAGAAACTGGTATTAAAGTTATTGATTTAATTATTCCATTTGCAAAAGGTGGGAAAATCGGTTTATTTGGTGGAGCTGGAGTTGGTAAGACTGTTCTTATTCAAGAATTAATAAATAACATTGCCAAAGCTCACTCAGGTGTTTCTGTTTTTGCTGGGGTTGGTGAAAGAACTAGAGAAGGAAATGATCTTTATCATGAGTTTATTGAAGCTGGTGTTTTGGATAAAACAAGTTTAGTTTTTGGTCAAATGAATGAACCTCCTGGAGCACGTATGCGTGTTGCATTAACTGGTTTGACAATTGCTGAATACTTTAGAGATAAAAAAAATATGGATGTCTTATTATTTATTGATAACATTTTTAGATTTACTCAAGCAGGAAGTGAAGTTTCGGCTTTATTGGGACGTATGCCTTCAGCTGTTGGATATCAACCTACTTTATCAACTGAAATGGGTATGTTGCAAGAAAGAATTACATCAACAAACAAAGGTTCAATTACTTCTGTTCAAGCAGTTTATGTTCCAGCTGATGACTTAACTGACCCAGCTCCTGCTACAACATTTACTCACTTAGATGCAAAAATTGTTCTTGACCGTTCAATTGCTAGTTTAGGTATTTATCCTGCTGTTGATCCATTATCATCATCATCAAGAATGTTAGACCCAGAAATTATTGGAGAAGAGCACTACAATGTTGCTTTAAAAGTGCAATCTACTTTACAAAAATATGAAGAACTTCAATCAATCATTGCTATTTTAGGAATGGATGAATTAAGTGAAGAAGATAAATTAATTGTTAACCGAGCTAGAAGAGTTAAAAAATTCTTATCTCAATCATTTTTTGTTGGTGAAAAATTTACTGGTAGACCAGGAACCTTTGTTAAAATTAGTGATACTGTAAGATCATTTAAAATGATTCTTGATGGTGAACTTGATCATATACCAGAAATGATGTTTATGTATAAAGGAACTGCAGAAGACGTTATTGCTGAGTTTGAAAAAAACAAAGGAAAAGTTTAG
- a CDS encoding winged helix-turn-helix transcriptional regulator, which yields MEQFCPLEYTLNFIKSKWVILIIRELTLGTQRFNELEKKIAGISQKVLTSNLRFLEENNLVERKVYPVVTPKVEYSLTNLGKSLQPILDQMTEWGIKNIKK from the coding sequence ATGGAACAATTTTGCCCTTTAGAATACACTTTAAATTTTATTAAATCAAAATGAGTAATTTTAATAATAAGAGAATTAACTTTAGGAACTCAAAGGTTCAATGAATTAGAAAAGAAAATTGCTGGTATCAGTCAAAAGGTTTTGACTTCTAACTTGAGATTCTTAGAAGAAAATAATTTAGTTGAGCGTAAAGTATACCCAGTTGTAACACCTAAAGTAGAATATTCTTTAACTAATCTTGGAAAAAGTTTACAACCAATATTAGATCAAATGACTGAATGAGGAATTAAAAATATTAAAAAATAA
- the deoD gene encoding purine-nucleoside phosphorylase: protein MTPHIKAKKEDIAKFVLMPGDPLRAKVIAEKFLQDVRLVNDVRNMFMYTGYYKGIRITVAGSGMGCPSIGIYSYELYKFYDVDAIIRIGSAGSYKADIDLYSIYNVKEAYSESTYAKVAAGIDSEVIEASRNLFETINETAEEKGQKILSGRIHSSDVFYREDSSLEFTIKHNLDVVEMESFALFTNAITTKKMAACLLTVSDNLITHKETSADDRQNNFMGMVELALESVLKLK, encoded by the coding sequence ATGACACCACATATTAAAGCAAAAAAAGAAGACATTGCAAAGTTTGTGCTTATGCCAGGAGACCCATTAAGAGCTAAGGTTATTGCTGAAAAATTTTTACAAGATGTCAGATTAGTAAATGATGTAAGAAACATGTTTATGTATACAGGATATTATAAAGGAATAAGAATAACTGTTGCGGGAAGTGGTATGGGTTGCCCAAGCATTGGAATATATTCTTATGAACTATATAAATTTTATGATGTTGATGCAATTATAAGAATTGGATCTGCTGGAAGTTATAAAGCTGATATTGATTTATATTCTATTTATAATGTTAAAGAAGCTTATAGTGAAAGCACATATGCAAAAGTTGCTGCAGGTATTGATAGTGAAGTAATTGAAGCTTCAAGAAATTTATTTGAAACTATCAATGAAACAGCTGAAGAAAAAGGTCAAAAAATATTATCTGGAAGAATTCATTCATCTGATGTATTTTATAGAGAAGATAGTTCTTTAGAGTTCACTATTAAACATAACCTTGATGTTGTTGAAATGGAATCATTTGCGCTCTTTACAAATGCTATTACAACTAAAAAAATGGCAGCATGTTTACTAACTGTATCTGATAACTTGATTACACACAAAGAAACAAGCGCTGATGATCGCCAAAACAATTTTATGGGAATGGTTGAATTAGCTTTAGAATCGGTTTTAAAATTAAAATAA
- a CDS encoding pyrroline-5-carboxylate reductase family protein has product MEKVLFIGLGHMGASLVKGVLQNNKEDIEVYGFDAIKEVQQKALNEISNLKSISEISDIKKLQINCIVIGVRPIDVKELCEQIDNLNLANITVICMANAVSISDLQKSFQKSKTISIIRMMPNMNASIQKSVTALATNNASADQLEFAKNLFKNCGIVEIIDENKFGTFTAISGCSPSYVISFYKAMTEYATENGFSKEQSFEIIKQTIIGSILNVSDPKLDLRKKIDQICVPGGSTIEGQKILDSEKFEKIVKKALKAADQKAKKL; this is encoded by the coding sequence ATGGAAAAAGTTTTATTTATTGGGCTAGGGCATATGGGTGCTTCACTAGTTAAGGGTGTTTTGCAAAATAACAAAGAAGATATAGAAGTTTATGGATTTGATGCAATTAAAGAGGTGCAACAAAAAGCTTTAAATGAAATTTCAAATCTTAAATCTATATCTGAAATATCAGATATTAAAAAACTTCAAATTAATTGTATAGTAATTGGGGTTAGACCAATTGATGTAAAAGAGCTTTGTGAACAAATCGATAATCTAAATTTGGCAAATATAACAGTTATTTGCATGGCCAATGCAGTTTCAATATCAGATTTACAAAAAAGTTTTCAAAAAAGTAAAACAATTAGCATAATAAGAATGATGCCAAATATGAATGCTTCAATTCAAAAATCAGTTACTGCATTGGCTACAAACAATGCTTCTGCAGATCAATTAGAATTTGCAAAAAATTTATTTAAAAATTGTGGAATAGTAGAAATTATTGATGAAAATAAGTTTGGTACTTTCACAGCGATTTCTGGTTGTTCGCCATCTTATGTGATATCTTTTTATAAAGCTATGACAGAATATGCAACTGAAAATGGTTTTTCAAAAGAACAATCTTTTGAAATAATTAAACAAACTATTATAGGAAGTATTTTAAATGTATCTGATCCCAAATTAGATTTAAGAAAGAAAATAGATCAGATTTGTGTTCCTGGTGGTTCAACAATTGAAGGTCAAAAAATACTTGATAGTGAAAAATTTGAAAAAATAGTTAAAAAAGCTTTAAAAGCAGCTGATCAAAAAGCAAAAAAATTATAA